From the genome of Vigna angularis cultivar LongXiaoDou No.4 chromosome 11, ASM1680809v1, whole genome shotgun sequence, one region includes:
- the LOC108334343 gene encoding shaggy-related protein kinase eta has product MASMPLGPQQQLEPPQVATPPQQLPQAENDPMQVDSRDGSDAASNKEMSAPVAEGNEAHGLTGHIISTTIGGKNGEPKRTISYMAERVVGTGSFGIVFQAKCLETGEAVAIKKVLQDRRYKNRELQLMRMMDHPNVVSLRHCFFSTTSRDELFLNLVMEYVPETIFRVIKHYSSINQRIPLIYVKLYTYQIFRGLAYIHTVPGVCHRDVKPQNLLVDPVTHQVKLCDFGSAKVLVKGESNISYICSRYYRAPELIFGATEYTTSIDIWSAGCVLAELLLGQPLFPGENQVDQLVEIIKVLGTPTREEIRCMNPNYTDFRFPHIKAHPWHKVFHKRMPPEAIDLASRLLQYSPKLRYSAVEALAHPFFDELREPNARLPNGRSLPPLFNFKQELDGAPPELLPKLIPEHARRQIGLGLPDTQTQM; this is encoded by the exons ATGGCCTCTATGCCGCTGGGGCCGCAGCAACAGCTTGAACCACCGCAAGTGGCAACTCCGCCGCAACAGCTGCCGCAGGCGGAGAATGACCCTATGCAAGTGGACTCTCGCGACGGCTCTGACGCCGCCTCCAATAAG GAAATGTCTGCTCCCGTCGCAGAGGGTAATGAGGCACATGGACTCACTGGTCACATAATATCAACCACAATTGGTGGCAAAAATGGTGAACCTAAACGA ACTATCAGTTACATGGCCGAACGTGTTGTTGGCACTGGATCATTTGGAATTGTTTTCCAG GCAAAGTGCTTGGAGACCGGAGAGGCAGTGGCCATAAAGAAGGTCTTGCAGGACAGGCGATACAAAAATCGGGAACTGCAGTTAATGCGCATGATGGATCACCCAAATGTAGTTTCCCTGAGGCACTGTTTCTTCTCTACAACAAGTCGAGATGAACTTTTTCTGAACTTGGTGATGGAATATGTCCCTGAGACGATCTTCCGTGTTATAAAGCACTACAGTAGTATAAACCAGAGAATTCCCCTGATCTATGTGAAATTATATACATATCAa ATCTTTAGGGGACTGGCATATATCCACACCGTACCAGGAGTCTGCCACAGGGATGTAAAGCCTCAAAACCTTTTG GTGGATCCAGTCACACATCAAGTCAAGCTTTGCGATTTTGGGAGTGCAAAAGTTCTG GTGAAGGGTGAATCAAACATCTCATACATATGTTCACGGTACTATCGTGCCCCAGAACTAATATTTGGTGCGACAGAGTACACAACATCTATTGATATCTGGTCAGCTGGTTGTGTCCTTGCTGAACTTCTCCTGGGCCAG ccTTTGTTCCCGGGAGAAAATCAGGTCGACCAACTTGTTGAAATTATCAAG GTTCTTGGCACTCCTACTCGAGAAGAAATTCGATGCATGAACCCTAACTATACAGATTTCAGATTCCCCCATATCAAAGCTCATCCTTGGCACAAG GTTTTTCACAAGCGAATGCCTCCTGAAGCAATTGACCTTGCATCAAGGCTTCTCCAATATTCACCAAAACTTCGTTACAGCGCA GTGGAAGCATTGGCACATCCTTTCTTTGACGAGCTTCGCGAGCCCAATGCTCGGCTACCAAATGGTCGTTCACTGCCTCCACTTTTTAACTTCAAACAGGAA TTAGATGGAGCTCCTCCTGAACTGCTTCCTAAGCTCATCCCGGAGCATGCCAGACGGCAAATCGGTCTTGGCTTGCCGGACACCCAAACTCAAATGTAA